The region ACATCATGGAGAACGTCATCTCCGGTCAGGCATTCCTCCTGTTCATTTACACCTCGGCGATCATGTTCGTCCTGCGATTCTTCGCCGGTCCGATCGTGCACAAGATCAACCCGCTCGGTCTGCTGTTTGTGTGTGCCATCTTTGGCTGCACCGGTTTGTACTGGCTTGGTTCGGCGGCAACTGGTTGGGCCATCATCGCCGCTGCCACCGTTTACGGTTTGGGTAAGACGTTCTTCTGGCCGACCATGCTGGGCGTCGTTGGCGAACGCTTCCCACGTGGTGGCGCCATCACCATGGGTGTGATGGGTGGTATCGGGATGCTTTCGGCTGGTTTGCTGGGCGGTCCTGGCATCGGTTACAAGCAAGACTACTTCGCGACGCAGAAGATGGAACAACTCGACGACGCTCTGTTTGAAGAGTATCGCTCGAAAGAGAAGAAGTCGTTCCTCTTCTTCCCCGAAGTTTACGCTTTGGATGGTGCCAAAGTCGGCGTGCTGAAGGACGACGGTGCCGAACTGGCTCGCCGTACCGAGATTGAATCGGAAGAAGGGGGCGTGTCGGAAGAAACCCAGGCCTTGAACGCCTGGTGGGAAGCCAACAAGCCTACCAACGAAGAAGAGTACAAGCACGAACTCGAAACGGTCGAAGAAGCGAACATTTACGGTGGTCGTATGGCCCTGAAATGGACGGCGATCGTTCCCGCGACGATGGGACTTTGTTACCTGTTGCTGGTGATCTACTTCTGGACCCAGGGTGGTTACAAGCAAGTTGTGCTGCATGGGGAAGAGTCGGAAACCGAGAAGTACACCGGCGGCGTCGAAGGCCCAGTCGAGTAGTCGATACTGCCGAACAGAAGACTCGGTCGATCAACCGACGCCCTTCGCATCGGTTTGAAAAACAAAAAAAGGCGAGCCTCATTCAGGCTCGCCTTTTTTTATGGATTCAGATCACTAATCGAACGGAGTGCCATCTTTCGCGAAGCTATCTGGCGTACGTCCTTTCATGATGCCGAACGCGTCTCCTTCGTCGCCATACTGCCACACTTTAACGCTGGCAATATTCACACTTGCGGTCTTCCAATCGGCAGGGCCGGCCCAGTCTGGTAGCCAAACCCCCATGCTCAATTGGGCCGACAAAGCCGGCACCCACTTGTCGTTTTCCGCGACTTTCTCGCCGTCGATGTAGTGCGTAGCGATCTTGCCTGCGTACAACGCATATTCGTTTTCGCCCAGCTTCTTCAGCGGGTTGCCCAGATACGTTTCAAACGGCACCGACTTGTCTTGAATCCAGTAGAACCCTTCCGATTCGATCACCTGGTCGTCCTTAATGCCAGGCATCGGTTGCAGATGGGTTCGCCATTCCGTGACGAACGTGTGGTACTCGCCATCGACGGCCTGGGGAACCTTGAAGAAGCGATTGTCATGTCGGTTTTGGAGAAACGTGTTGTACATCGCATCGGTGAAGTTTCCTTGCTTGCCGAACTCCGGGAAGTCTAACTCCGACCAATACTCATTCGCGGCCAGGCCATAAGCTGGAATGTGGGGGTTGTACATCGGCGTCTCGGCTTGAAACTCGTCCTTGCGGTTCTTATCTCCCTCGACCCAGCGGTAGCTATAAGTCCACAGCGCCGGAATACATCCTTTCGGCTGCGTAGGATCTTTTGGGCCACCTTCGTGCGGCGTCTGATCACCCACTTTCAGGACCATCTCGAATCGACCGGACGCGAAGTGTTGATGGCTAACAATCACACCTCCGACGCGTGTCTTGTTGCCCCACCAGCCAATTATATCGCCGTCGTATTGGTCGCCATGGGCAGTACAAACGAGCACGTTCTTTTTTTGGCCGTTCACCACGTCGGTTTTAACCGTCACATTCTCCGGCACCACGCCATGGTTGCCGTTGCCCCATCGCTTGCGATAGACGTACCACTTCTTTTCGTCGATCGAGCCGCTCGACCAATCTTCTTCGAGCACCAACTTCGCCTGCGAGGGCAGGGGAGGGAGCGGCTCGGCGGCCGAAAGCAAAGCGTCCCAGGGAAACAAAAAAGCGACAATCGCAAGAAGACAGGCCCGCATGATGAGTCTCATAGAAAAGTATTAACGGCTTAGAATCAATCGATCGTTTTCGCGAACCGCGCGAATCGTGCCTGGCAGCACATCGGCCACACCATCGGCATCGGCGGTGACCAAATCGCTTAGCTTTTGCCAATGCTGCTGGGTCATCTCTTGGCGTGGCCACTGTTGTTTTCGCCAGATCGCCACCAGAAGTTCCCTAACCAGGTAAGGACGCTCTCCGGCCAGCTTTCGCAGGTCGACATGAACCACCGCGGTCTCTGGAAACATGACCGCATTGTCCATTTGGTTACATACCCATTCGTCAATCACTTCCTGGCAATCGGCCGCTTGCTGCGAAAGTCGCCAGAGCGAAGCGTCGATTGAATCGCCAAACATCTCGCGTAAATAAGGAAGCAGTTCGTTCCGAATTTGGTTTCGCGTGAAGTCGTTAACCGCGTTGGTGGCGTCTTCGCGCCAAGGCTGATCGATCTCATTCAGATACGCAACGATTTCTTCCCGGGCAAACGGTAGCAGCGGACGCACCAGCCCAACGCCTGGCAGCCACTCCCTGGCTTCGGCAATTCCGGCTAAACCGGCCACCCCTGTTCCTCGAAACACGCGGTGCAAAACGGTCTCGACCTGGTCGTTTCGGTGATGGGCCGTTACCAGGTATCGCGCCTCGACCTCCTGGGCAATCTCCCGAAAGAACGCATACCGTGCCGATCGCGCGGCCGCCTCGATACCATCTCCGTCACCGCTGTTTGCCAGTGTGCCGGCGGCAAGCTTCTTCGTTCTTACGTTCACGCCCAACCGCTCGGCCGTCTCGCGAACAAAATGCTGGTCGGCGTCCGATTCGTCGCCCCGCAGGCCATGGTTCAGATGGACAACAAACAGTCGCTTGCGCTGTTCAGCCGAGAGGGCATCGGCCAACAGTCGCAACAGGGCGATGCTATCAGCACCCCCGGAAACGGCGACCAACATCGGCCTGCCCGCCCAAGCGTCCTGTGGCCAATGCTCGAGAAATTGTTGCGAAAAATGCGTCATATCCTGCGGATCAGGCAAAAACTAAGGATCAAACGTCGATTGTTAAGACCGATTCCCGCAAGAAAAAATAGAATGCTTCCCTCTGACGGGGAACTCTGTTAATATAGCGTGAACGGACTAGGCACACTACCAATGTGCGCCTGGCCCGACGATTGTGTTGACCAAACGTTTAACGATTCCCGGCAACTTGATTGCCAGACGAAACGTTCCGGAAGCTCAGTCGATGTGCCGGATTGGTAAATCCTCTAGCCCCTTTTGGCTTTTCGGAGGGCAGTATAGCGTGCAACTACTTCTTTTCCTGATACGGCTCCTACTGGCGGTCTGTCCATGGAAGGTAGAAATCTTGAGCCCGGCTCGCGTTCGCGCGAGAACGGATCAGCGACACGCATCTTCTCAAAGAGAAACCGCAGCGGTTTATCTGCCACTGCTAGGTTGGCTAGAAATTGACGCCCGTCTTCTTCCCCACGACGCCTGCCAACGAGCCCGACAAGGCTCTTCCAAACGAGCAGGCCCAAGCTCCGGAAATTCTTCCGGTAATCGACACGACTGTTGACCCTTGAGGGAGTGCTGTGCGCCCAACGTACACACGTCCTTGGTCTTGTCGTTCGGGGGAACGATACGCGAAAAACGGCTATTCGATCGCTTTCTGAACGTTCGCTCACACCCCATTCGTGCGCGAATTGATCTCGTCTGCCAAATTCCTTGCATCGTTAAACGCTATTCCATCCAGCTACAGGAGTAGTGGAACGTGTCTGGGTTGTATTACGCATTGACGGCGTCCGTTGCAGCAATTGGAGCTGCTCTGCTCGTCAAGTTCATTGATCGGCTCCGCAAAAAGGACGTGGAGACCGAGGCCCAACAGATTCTGGACAAAGCCAAACAGGAATCTGAGAACCTCAAGAAAGAAGCCTTGCTCGAAGCCAAAGAGGAAGCGCTGCGTCAAAAGACGGAAGCCGAGAAAGAACTTTCCAAACAACGTGACGAAATTCGCGAGCGTGAAAAGTCGCTCGATCGTCGCGAAGAATCCATCGAACAACAAGCAACGCATCTTCGCAAGCAAGAGAACATGGTCGAAACGACCCAGCGTCGCTTGTCTGAGAAAATCGAAGAAAACGAAAAGCGTTCGACCAATCTCGAAAGCATCATCCGCGATCAGCAGGAACGCCTGCACCGCATGAGCGGCATGAACGCTGAAGAAGCCAAAAGCGAACTGCTTAAACTGCTCGATCAGCAGCTACAGTCGGAAACCGGCGCCATCGTCCTGAAGCATCAGCGACGAATGGAAGAAGAAGTCCGGCCGATCGTGCAGGACATGCTGCTTACCGCGATGCAACGTTTTGCCGCAGCGCATACGGCCGAGTCGACCACCAGTACCGTCGATATCCCCAGCGA is a window of Bremerella sp. TYQ1 DNA encoding:
- a CDS encoding sugar MFS transporter, which gives rise to MSNDTSAASPTYHRMALLIASFMTLIAAGVGFGVRAGILNDWAIRYGFTKVELGTITGGGLVGFGVTIIFFSFLADNLLGYKKLLVLAFVLHVLSVVITLAATPVYGLAGKDATYWCLYIGVFIFALANGVCEAVINPLVATLFPKEKTHYLNILHAGWPAGLIIGGIIGYMFCGVNAQVNHLPWEIPLALYMVPTLIYGFMVLKEAFPPSEAAAAGVTTKEMLLQFLSPLLLFLFVIHAMVGYVELGTDSWITNIMENVISGQAFLLFIYTSAIMFVLRFFAGPIVHKINPLGLLFVCAIFGCTGLYWLGSAATGWAIIAAATVYGLGKTFFWPTMLGVVGERFPRGGAITMGVMGGIGMLSAGLLGGPGIGYKQDYFATQKMEQLDDALFEEYRSKEKKSFLFFPEVYALDGAKVGVLKDDGAELARRTEIESEEGGVSEETQALNAWWEANKPTNEEEYKHELETVEEANIYGGRMALKWTAIVPATMGLCYLLLVIYFWTQGGYKQVVLHGEESETEKYTGGVEGPVE
- a CDS encoding glycoside hydrolase family 16 protein — encoded protein: MRACLLAIVAFLFPWDALLSAAEPLPPLPSQAKLVLEEDWSSGSIDEKKWYVYRKRWGNGNHGVVPENVTVKTDVVNGQKKNVLVCTAHGDQYDGDIIGWWGNKTRVGGVIVSHQHFASGRFEMVLKVGDQTPHEGGPKDPTQPKGCIPALWTYSYRWVEGDKNRKDEFQAETPMYNPHIPAYGLAANEYWSELDFPEFGKQGNFTDAMYNTFLQNRHDNRFFKVPQAVDGEYHTFVTEWRTHLQPMPGIKDDQVIESEGFYWIQDKSVPFETYLGNPLKKLGENEYALYAGKIATHYIDGEKVAENDKWVPALSAQLSMGVWLPDWAGPADWKTASVNIASVKVWQYGDEGDAFGIMKGRTPDSFAKDGTPFD
- the tilS gene encoding tRNA lysidine(34) synthetase TilS — encoded protein: MLVAVSGGADSIALLRLLADALSAEQRKRLFVVHLNHGLRGDESDADQHFVRETAERLGVNVRTKKLAAGTLANSGDGDGIEAAARSARYAFFREIAQEVEARYLVTAHHRNDQVETVLHRVFRGTGVAGLAGIAEAREWLPGVGLVRPLLPFAREEIVAYLNEIDQPWREDATNAVNDFTRNQIRNELLPYLREMFGDSIDASLWRLSQQAADCQEVIDEWVCNQMDNAVMFPETAVVHVDLRKLAGERPYLVRELLVAIWRKQQWPRQEMTQQHWQKLSDLVTADADGVADVLPGTIRAVRENDRLILSR